In one window of Posidoniimonas corsicana DNA:
- a CDS encoding LON peptidase substrate-binding domain-containing protein: protein MSAWMPADPPFDPETFSGVGRLFPLPQVAAFPHVVTPLHVFEERYVALTAEALASDKLITMAVLEPGWEHDYAGRPPLSEVGCLGKVISHHKTSEGRYNLLLLGLRRVRLAEELEPPLAYRRSRIELIEEREPNQDPHPETLREQLVGLLRDRLASSGAAEELTHALSATAALGAVADLAAHSLPISPELKLRLLGEGDAVTRCRLLVAAIDAPEPGDAFPPRFSSN from the coding sequence ATGAGCGCCTGGATGCCCGCCGACCCGCCGTTCGACCCAGAGACTTTCTCGGGGGTGGGTCGGCTGTTCCCGCTGCCGCAGGTCGCCGCGTTCCCGCATGTCGTGACGCCGCTGCACGTGTTCGAGGAACGCTACGTGGCGCTCACCGCCGAGGCCCTCGCCAGCGACAAGCTGATCACGATGGCCGTGCTGGAGCCCGGCTGGGAGCATGACTACGCGGGCCGGCCGCCGCTGTCGGAGGTTGGCTGCCTGGGCAAGGTGATCTCGCACCACAAGACGTCCGAGGGACGCTACAACCTGCTGCTGCTTGGCCTGCGGCGGGTCCGACTGGCCGAGGAGCTGGAGCCGCCCCTGGCATACCGCCGGTCGCGGATAGAATTGATTGAGGAGCGGGAGCCGAACCAGGACCCGCACCCGGAGACGCTGCGGGAGCAGCTGGTCGGCCTGCTGCGTGACCGGCTGGCGTCCAGCGGCGCCGCCGAAGAGCTGACGCACGCCCTGTCGGCGACAGCCGCGCTGGGCGCCGTGGCGGACCTAGCGGCGCACAGCCTGCCGATCTCGCCAGAGCTGAAGCTGCGGCTGCTGGGCGAAGGCGACGCCGTGACGCGGTGCCGGCTGCTGGTGGCGGCGATCGACGCGCCCGAGCCCGGCGACGCGTTCCCGCCCCGTTTCAGCAGCAACTAA
- the moaA gene encoding GTP 3',8-cyclase MoaA, producing MSEADHPDRAPLVDSFGRRHTSLRLSVTDRCNIRCVYCMPDEQLRFLPRQEVLTFEEIERFTRVAAWLGVRKVRLTGGEPLVRCDLPALVRRLAGIHGIDEVALTTNGVLLERHAAALQDAGLTRLNVSLDSVRQETFVRLTRRDVLPEVLAGIEAAQHAGFEPIRLNAIAMRGVTEEEVVPLGRFARERGLELRFIEYMPLDADANWRRDQVLSGDEILSRLEQAFGALEPTHREDPSQPARDYRFVDGGGVVGFINPVTQPFCGDCNRLRLTAEGQIRNCLFSTEEWDARAVMRSGGTDTQLAQQVRDAVAAKRAGHGIDLPGFHRPERAMYQIGG from the coding sequence GTGAGCGAAGCCGACCACCCCGACCGGGCGCCGCTCGTCGACTCTTTCGGCAGGCGCCACACCAGCCTGCGGCTGAGCGTCACGGACCGCTGCAACATCCGCTGCGTGTACTGCATGCCGGACGAGCAGCTCCGGTTCCTGCCCCGCCAGGAGGTCCTCACGTTTGAGGAGATCGAGCGGTTTACCCGCGTCGCCGCGTGGCTCGGCGTCCGCAAGGTTCGGTTGACGGGCGGGGAGCCACTGGTCCGCTGCGACCTGCCGGCGCTCGTGCGGCGGCTGGCCGGCATCCACGGCATCGACGAGGTCGCACTGACCACCAACGGCGTGCTGCTGGAGCGGCACGCGGCCGCGCTGCAGGACGCCGGGCTCACGCGGCTGAACGTCAGCCTCGACAGCGTCCGCCAGGAGACATTCGTCCGCCTCACCCGCCGCGACGTGCTGCCGGAGGTGCTGGCCGGGATCGAAGCGGCGCAGCACGCCGGGTTCGAACCGATCCGCCTGAACGCCATCGCGATGCGGGGCGTGACGGAGGAAGAGGTCGTGCCGCTGGGCCGCTTCGCCCGCGAGCGTGGCCTGGAACTGCGGTTCATCGAGTACATGCCGCTGGACGCCGACGCCAACTGGCGGCGCGACCAGGTCCTCTCCGGCGACGAGATCCTCAGCCGGCTCGAGCAGGCGTTCGGGGCGCTCGAGCCCACGCACCGCGAGGACCCGAGCCAGCCCGCCCGCGACTACCGGTTTGTCGACGGCGGCGGCGTGGTGGGGTTCATCAACCCGGTCACGCAGCCCTTCTGCGGCGACTGCAACCGGCTAAGGCTGACGGCGGAGGGGCAGATCCGCAACTGCCTGTTCAGCACGGAGGAATGGGACGCCCGCGCCGTGATGCGGTCCGGCGGGACCGACACGCAGCTCGCCCAACAGGTCCGCGACGCGGTCGCCGCGAAGCGGGCCGGCCACGGCATCGACCTGCCCGGTTTCCACCGCCCCGAGCGGGCCATGTACCAGATCGGCGGCTGA
- the trpS gene encoding tryptophan--tRNA ligase codes for MRVLSGIQPTGPFHWGNYFGAIRQYIELQDVADESYYFIANLHALTTVREKELLQQYTLDGALDLLALGLNPDKAVLFVQSDVPEVSELCWLLMTGTPMGLLERCVSYKDKLAKGLKADAGLFTYPVLQAADILAYDADVVPVGEDQLQHIEVCRDIAGSFNHHFGETFTMPKGKVLDQSARVPGIDGEKMSKSYGNTLAVFDEAKKQRKQIMRIQTDSRPMDEAKEPDGDVLYDLLKLVAPQEQVDEIAALYRRGGFGYGDIKKALAEAAENYWAEVREKRAELAARPNDVRDVLAAGAKKARAKAAGVLKRAQDAAGLYRS; via the coding sequence ATGCGCGTCCTCTCAGGCATCCAACCCACCGGCCCGTTCCACTGGGGCAACTACTTCGGCGCCATCCGGCAGTACATCGAGCTGCAGGACGTGGCGGACGAGTCGTACTACTTCATCGCCAACCTGCACGCGCTGACCACCGTGCGTGAAAAGGAGCTGCTGCAGCAGTACACGCTGGATGGCGCGCTCGACCTGTTGGCGCTGGGGCTCAACCCGGACAAGGCGGTGCTGTTCGTACAGTCGGACGTGCCGGAGGTGAGCGAGCTCTGCTGGCTGCTGATGACCGGCACCCCGATGGGCCTGTTGGAACGCTGCGTCAGCTACAAGGATAAGCTCGCCAAGGGGTTGAAGGCCGACGCCGGCCTGTTCACCTACCCGGTGCTGCAGGCGGCCGACATCCTGGCCTACGACGCCGACGTCGTGCCGGTGGGCGAGGACCAGCTGCAGCACATCGAGGTCTGCCGCGACATCGCCGGCAGCTTCAACCATCACTTCGGCGAGACCTTCACCATGCCCAAGGGTAAGGTGCTCGACCAGTCGGCCCGCGTGCCCGGCATCGACGGCGAGAAGATGTCCAAGAGCTACGGCAACACGCTCGCCGTGTTCGACGAGGCCAAGAAGCAGCGCAAGCAGATCATGCGGATCCAGACCGACAGCCGCCCGATGGACGAGGCCAAGGAGCCCGACGGCGACGTGCTGTACGACCTCCTGAAGCTGGTCGCCCCGCAGGAGCAGGTCGACGAGATCGCCGCGCTGTACCGCCGCGGCGGCTTCGGCTACGGCGACATCAAGAAGGCCCTCGCCGAGGCGGCCGAGAACTACTGGGCCGAGGTCCGCGAGAAGCGGGCCGAGCTGGCCGCCCGCCCCAACGACGTGCGCGATGTGCTGGCCGCCGGCGCCAAGAAGGCCCGGGCGAAGGCCGCCGGCGTGCTGAAGCGGGCGCAGGACGCGGCCGGTCTGTACCGCTCGTAG
- a CDS encoding aminotransferase class V-fold PLP-dependent enzyme, with translation MDRIYLDNAATSWPKPPGVVDAMRRFLEEQGGSAGRGGHASALDAQAVVERARRLVATLINAEDVSRVALMYNGTDALNAAIHGLLGRSDHVVTTVCEHNSVLRPLHHAQRRLGCELTVVDSDDHGRVAAERLLAAVRDDTRLVVMTHASNVTGAVQPVAEVGAALRDREALLLVDAAQTAGHTPVDVRELGADLLAASGHKGLLGPTGTGFLYVRPGLERQLSPLRQGGTGGQSELATQPAEMPTLLECGNANAVALAGLAAGVEHLLDAGVAEVAQHEQRLSASLLAGVAATSAVRVLGPPADAPRVGVVSLLVDGYDPHELASILEMTAGIECRAGLHCAPQMHRRLGTSDGGALRLSPGFATTDDQIALTVAAIAAVASS, from the coding sequence ATGGACCGCATCTACCTGGACAACGCCGCGACCAGTTGGCCGAAGCCGCCCGGCGTCGTGGACGCCATGCGCCGCTTTCTGGAAGAGCAGGGTGGCTCGGCCGGCAGGGGAGGGCACGCGTCGGCGCTCGACGCGCAGGCGGTTGTGGAGCGTGCGCGGCGGTTGGTCGCCACGCTGATCAACGCCGAGGACGTTAGCCGCGTCGCCCTGATGTACAACGGCACCGACGCCCTCAACGCCGCGATCCACGGCCTGCTGGGCCGCAGCGACCACGTGGTCACCACCGTGTGCGAGCACAACTCGGTGCTGCGGCCGCTGCACCACGCCCAGCGGCGGCTCGGGTGCGAGCTGACCGTCGTCGACAGCGACGACCACGGACGCGTCGCTGCCGAACGACTGCTGGCCGCGGTCCGGGACGACACGCGGCTGGTAGTGATGACGCACGCCTCGAACGTGACCGGCGCCGTGCAGCCGGTCGCCGAGGTGGGCGCCGCGCTGCGGGACCGCGAGGCGCTGCTCTTGGTCGACGCGGCCCAGACCGCGGGCCACACGCCGGTCGACGTGCGCGAACTGGGCGCCGACCTGCTGGCGGCGTCGGGCCACAAGGGGCTGCTCGGCCCGACCGGCACGGGGTTCTTGTACGTACGCCCGGGGCTCGAGCGGCAGCTCTCGCCGCTCCGCCAGGGCGGCACCGGCGGGCAGAGCGAACTCGCCACGCAGCCGGCAGAGATGCCCACCCTGCTGGAATGCGGCAACGCCAACGCGGTCGCGTTGGCGGGCCTGGCCGCCGGGGTCGAGCACCTGCTGGACGCCGGCGTGGCTGAGGTCGCCCAGCACGAGCAGCGGCTATCGGCCAGCCTGCTGGCGGGCGTTGCCGCAACCTCCGCGGTGAGAGTGCTCGGGCCCCCGGCCGACGCCCCGCGAGTGGGCGTTGTGAGCCTGCTCGTCGATGGTTATGATCCGCACGAGCTAGCGTCGATCCTCGAGATGACCGCCGGGATCGAGTGCCGCGCCGGGCTGCACTGTGCGCCGCAGATGCACCGCCGGCTGGGCACGTCCGACGGCGGCGCCCTGCGGCTCAGCCCCGGCTTCGCAACCACGGACGATCAGATCGCCCTCACGGTTGCGGCCATCGCCGCGGTCGCTAGCAGCTGA
- a CDS encoding dihydroorotate dehydrogenase → MLADTATAASLEVSLGRLRLPNPVLVASGTFGYAREMERLVDLGRLGGIVPKTITHEPRQGNAPWRTVETSAGMLNAIGLDNDGIEAFIQHHMPYLRTVGSPVIVSVAGRTHDEFVSMCRRLSEVEGPAAIELNISCPNVSHGVDFGVDPQMCERLVADCRAACGLPIIAKLTPNVTSIAVMAKAAEAGGADALSLINTVLGMVVDWRKQKPILGNGVGGLSGPAIKPIALRCVYQAAQAAQTPIIGIGGIQNIDDVMEFLVAGATAVQLGTVNFYRPTASMEVLDALPDALAELGVSTVSDAVGTLSTNK, encoded by the coding sequence ATGCTTGCTGATACCGCTACCGCGGCCTCGCTGGAGGTCTCGCTTGGCCGCCTGCGGCTGCCCAACCCGGTGCTGGTTGCTTCCGGCACGTTCGGGTACGCCCGTGAGATGGAGCGTCTGGTCGACCTCGGCCGCCTGGGCGGCATCGTACCGAAGACCATCACGCACGAGCCCCGTCAGGGGAACGCGCCGTGGCGCACGGTCGAGACCTCCGCCGGCATGCTGAACGCCATCGGCCTGGACAACGACGGCATCGAGGCGTTCATCCAGCATCATATGCCGTATCTGCGGACGGTCGGTTCGCCGGTGATCGTCAGCGTGGCGGGCCGCACGCACGACGAGTTCGTGTCGATGTGCCGCCGGTTGTCGGAGGTCGAAGGCCCCGCGGCGATCGAGCTGAATATCTCCTGCCCGAACGTGTCTCACGGCGTCGACTTTGGCGTCGACCCGCAGATGTGCGAGCGGCTGGTGGCCGACTGCCGCGCGGCGTGCGGCCTGCCGATCATCGCCAAGCTGACACCCAACGTGACCAGCATCGCCGTGATGGCCAAGGCCGCCGAGGCGGGCGGTGCCGACGCGCTGTCGCTGATCAACACCGTGCTCGGCATGGTGGTCGACTGGCGGAAGCAGAAGCCGATCCTGGGCAACGGCGTCGGCGGCCTGTCGGGCCCGGCCATCAAGCCGATCGCCCTGCGGTGCGTCTACCAGGCCGCGCAGGCGGCCCAGACCCCCATCATCGGCATCGGCGGCATCCAGAACATCGACGACGTCATGGAGTTCCTCGTGGCCGGCGCCACGGCGGTGCAGCTTGGCACCGTTAACTTCTACCGACCGACGGCCAGTATGGAAGTGCTGGACGCCCTGCCGGACGCGCTGGCAGAGCTTGGAGTCAGCACGGTAAGCGACGCGGTCGGAACCCTTAGCACAAACAAGTGA
- a CDS encoding YkgJ family cysteine cluster protein — MSTAAGDKTPWYQDGLRFKCTGCGDCCTGAPGYVWVNKAEIAALAAEVELSVADFERKYVRKIGIRKSLVEYADGDCVFFDPESRGCRVYAARPRQCRTWPFWDSNLKSPEAWQATCEECPGAGRGKLYQLDAIETARKTFHV; from the coding sequence ATGTCCACCGCCGCAGGCGACAAAACCCCCTGGTACCAGGACGGCCTCCGCTTCAAGTGCACGGGCTGCGGCGACTGCTGCACCGGCGCGCCCGGCTACGTGTGGGTCAACAAGGCGGAGATCGCCGCGCTGGCGGCGGAGGTTGAGCTGAGCGTCGCCGACTTCGAGCGGAAGTACGTCCGCAAAATCGGCATCCGCAAGAGCCTCGTGGAGTACGCCGACGGCGACTGCGTGTTCTTCGATCCCGAGTCCCGCGGGTGCCGCGTGTACGCCGCCCGGCCCCGCCAATGCCGGACCTGGCCCTTCTGGGACTCCAACCTCAAGTCCCCCGAGGCCTGGCAGGCGACCTGCGAGGAATGCCCGGGGGCGGGCCGTGGGAAGCTGTACCAGCTGGACGCTATCGAGACCGCCCGCAAGACGTTCCACGTCTGA
- a CDS encoding MoaD/ThiS family protein, translating to MRVTVLLFAGAREAAGADQVDVQLPDGATYAGLAEALRHAFPPLERLATTARFAADAAYVDLSEPVDLAAEIALIPPVSGG from the coding sequence GTGAGAGTCACCGTGCTGCTGTTCGCCGGCGCCCGCGAGGCGGCCGGCGCCGACCAGGTGGATGTACAGCTGCCTGACGGCGCCACATACGCCGGACTGGCGGAAGCGCTGCGGCATGCGTTCCCGCCGCTCGAGCGCCTGGCGACAACCGCCCGGTTCGCCGCCGACGCCGCCTACGTCGACCTTAGCGAGCCGGTCGACCTGGCCGCCGAGATTGCACTGATTCCGCCTGTCAGCGGCGGCTGA
- a CDS encoding HU family DNA-binding protein has protein sequence MTKKEIVKTISEEIGLTQLKTKEIVQKTFDAIVETLVEDHRIELRNFGVFEVKKRAARKARNPRTGEKVSVPEKFVVTFKPGKEMEERVRELERRAAEEQARREAEAAAREAAMNAPPAANGSHSHTPASPTPDAASGYDQPPRYDAGS, from the coding sequence ATGACTAAGAAAGAGATCGTCAAAACCATCTCCGAGGAGATCGGACTGACGCAGCTCAAGACGAAGGAGATCGTCCAAAAGACGTTCGACGCCATCGTCGAGACGCTGGTCGAAGATCACCGGATCGAGCTCCGCAACTTTGGCGTGTTTGAGGTCAAGAAGCGTGCCGCTCGCAAGGCGCGCAACCCACGCACGGGCGAGAAAGTCTCGGTGCCCGAGAAGTTTGTGGTGACCTTCAAGCCCGGCAAAGAGATGGAGGAACGGGTCCGCGAACTCGAGCGACGGGCGGCCGAAGAGCAGGCCCGCCGCGAGGCGGAGGCCGCCGCCCGCGAGGCCGCGATGAATGCACCGCCCGCAGCCAACGGTTCTCACTCACACACGCCGGCGTCGCCAACCCCTGACGCCGCAAGCGGTTACGATCAGCCGCCCCGCTACGACGCGGGCAGCTGA
- the folE gene encoding GTP cyclohydrolase I FolE, whose product MPRLQNAVRELLAAVGEDPDREGLLETPGRVARMYAEMFSGLREDPRVHLEKFFTEKYDEMVLVKDIGFTSMCEHHLLPFTGKAHIGYLPNGRVVGLSKLARVVDSVARRPQVQERMTEVIADMLVDQLNVKGVAVVIEASHSCMTIRGVKKPGSMAVTSAMKGVFRSSVSSRAEIMTLIYGK is encoded by the coding sequence ATGCCGCGGCTGCAGAACGCCGTCCGCGAGCTGCTGGCCGCCGTCGGCGAGGACCCCGACCGCGAGGGGCTGCTGGAGACCCCGGGCCGCGTCGCGCGGATGTACGCCGAGATGTTCTCCGGCCTGCGGGAGGACCCGCGGGTGCACCTCGAGAAGTTCTTCACCGAGAAGTACGACGAGATGGTGCTGGTCAAGGACATCGGCTTCACCAGCATGTGCGAGCACCACCTGCTGCCGTTCACCGGCAAGGCCCACATCGGCTACCTGCCCAACGGACGCGTGGTGGGGCTCAGCAAGCTGGCCCGCGTGGTGGACAGCGTCGCCCGCCGCCCGCAGGTGCAGGAACGCATGACCGAGGTGATCGCCGACATGCTGGTCGACCAGCTCAACGTGAAGGGCGTGGCGGTCGTGATCGAGGCGAGCCACTCCTGCATGACCATCCGCGGCGTGAAGAAGCCCGGCAGCATGGCGGTCACGTCGGCCATGAAGGGGGTGTTCCGGTCGAGCGTGTCGAGCAGGGCGGAGATCATGACCCTCATCTACGGCAAGTAG
- a CDS encoding molybdenum cofactor biosynthesis protein MoaE, with protein sequence MIQLTDQPIDLAPLIAQAQRPAAGAVVVFLGITREFTGDRQTAELTYEAYPEMARRELARLEREARDRWPLEECCLAHRVGVVPLSEASVAVVVSSPHRPDAFEAARWLIDELKLSAPIWKQERWADGTTDWVHPTESNEAPNQ encoded by the coding sequence ATGATCCAGCTCACCGACCAGCCGATCGACCTCGCGCCGCTGATCGCCCAGGCGCAGCGCCCCGCCGCCGGCGCGGTGGTGGTGTTCTTGGGCATCACCCGCGAGTTCACCGGCGACCGCCAGACCGCCGAGCTGACCTACGAGGCGTACCCGGAGATGGCCCGCCGCGAACTGGCCCGGCTCGAACGCGAGGCGCGTGACCGGTGGCCGCTCGAGGAATGCTGCCTGGCCCACCGCGTCGGCGTCGTTCCGCTGAGCGAAGCGAGCGTGGCGGTCGTAGTGAGCTCGCCCCACCGGCCCGACGCGTTTGAGGCGGCCCGCTGGCTGATCGACGAGCTCAAGCTCTCGGCGCCCATCTGGAAGCAGGAACGCTGGGCCGACGGCACGACTGACTGGGTGCACCCGACCGAATCCAACGAGGCGCCCAACCAGTGA
- a CDS encoding anaerobic glycerol-3-phosphate dehydrogenase subunit C — protein MDFDRQRIEQDLRGQLAGEILCDPLTLTLYAGDASIYQRTPLGVVRPRNTQDVSTTLRYATEHGIPVHARGAGSGLAGGVVGEGLVVDFSRFMRRIVAINDDTVRVQAGVVHAELNRTLAAHGRVFGPDPATTEVTTMGGVLSVDASGSHWPWCGSARDHVREMKIVLADGEVLELGGPAAAEPRPPRLAELELSVQELGQLHRTVIETHQPQSLVNASGYAMQYALAEPVDLMRLLVGSEGTLALIAEAELHTLPLPNSVGRVMLMFDSLDKAVRCVREITPLRPSACDLMDRRHLTIARESDVRYDLIIPAAAEAVLLLEFFGDSPEETQTQVERVIALTQNELGLAAGYYAAQEEEDELLLGQLSRRFTQTLHGLKGRRRAAPCVEDIAVPTEAMPVFVRHLQDVLKRQQVTASLFAHAAHGQLHIRPLLDLRSKEDVRRVELLASELYEKVWLLGGTVAGEHGDGLSRTPFLRRQHGPLINVFRELKRAFDPKGILNPGKITPTPGERMTQHLRPSALAKTDPDGPPIVELSLNWTHEEVNAAAWACNGCASCRTQAPGVRMCPIFRFAPREESSPRAKANLVRGVLTGQLPADSLTLDSAREVADLCVHCHQCRLECPANVDIPRLMVEAKAAHLKQNGLGPRDWSFTRMDLISQIGSRFPSVANFILESPRARWVLGRTLGVAPGRRLPRFSTRPFLRGAGRRSQKPVPGPVEKVAYFVDTFANYYDPQLAECFVAVLRHNGVGVIVPGDQEQSGMAMFSQGAVDAARRVARRNVEVLSELARQGYAIVATEPSAVLALTHEYLQLLADDEDAQLVAESTQESCDYLWKLHQRGGLKLDLQPVDRRVAYHVPCHVRALGVGSPAGNLLNLVPQLRVKQLEKGCSGMAGMFGLRKENYRRSLRAGLPLLTELRTGDYDLSVSECSTCAIQMRQASPKPTLHPIKVLAASYGLAPGLDAGLSGARMTGEPQ, from the coding sequence ATGGATTTTGACCGCCAACGCATCGAGCAGGACCTGCGCGGTCAGCTGGCTGGCGAAATCCTGTGCGACCCGCTGACGCTCACCCTCTACGCGGGCGACGCCAGCATCTACCAGCGCACGCCGCTGGGGGTGGTCCGGCCCCGCAATACGCAGGACGTCTCGACCACGCTGCGGTACGCCACCGAGCACGGCATCCCCGTCCACGCCCGCGGCGCCGGCTCGGGACTGGCGGGCGGCGTGGTGGGCGAGGGGTTGGTGGTGGACTTCTCGCGGTTCATGCGGCGGATCGTCGCGATCAACGACGACACCGTCCGCGTCCAGGCCGGCGTGGTGCACGCCGAGCTCAACCGCACGCTGGCCGCCCACGGCCGGGTGTTCGGCCCCGACCCCGCGACCACCGAGGTCACCACGATGGGCGGCGTGCTGTCGGTCGACGCCAGCGGCAGCCACTGGCCCTGGTGCGGCTCGGCCCGCGACCACGTGCGCGAGATGAAGATCGTGCTGGCCGACGGCGAGGTGCTGGAGCTGGGTGGGCCCGCGGCCGCTGAACCGCGGCCGCCCCGGCTGGCGGAGCTGGAGCTGTCGGTCCAGGAGCTGGGCCAGCTGCACCGCACCGTCATCGAGACGCACCAGCCGCAGTCGCTGGTCAACGCCAGCGGCTACGCGATGCAGTACGCTCTCGCCGAGCCGGTCGACCTGATGCGGCTGCTGGTGGGCAGCGAGGGGACGCTGGCGCTGATCGCCGAGGCCGAGCTGCACACGCTGCCGCTGCCCAACTCGGTAGGGCGGGTGATGCTGATGTTCGACAGCCTGGACAAGGCCGTGCGGTGCGTCAGGGAGATAACGCCGCTGCGTCCCAGCGCATGCGACCTGATGGACCGGCGGCACCTGACCATCGCCCGCGAGTCCGACGTCCGCTACGACCTGATCATCCCCGCGGCCGCCGAGGCGGTGCTGCTGCTGGAATTCTTCGGCGACTCGCCTGAAGAGACGCAGACGCAGGTGGAGCGGGTGATCGCGCTGACGCAGAACGAGCTCGGCCTCGCCGCCGGCTACTACGCGGCCCAGGAGGAGGAGGACGAGCTGCTGCTGGGCCAACTCTCGCGGCGGTTCACTCAGACGCTGCACGGGTTGAAGGGCCGCCGCCGCGCGGCGCCCTGCGTGGAGGACATCGCCGTGCCGACCGAGGCGATGCCGGTCTTCGTGCGGCACCTGCAGGACGTGCTCAAGCGGCAGCAGGTCACCGCGTCGCTGTTCGCCCACGCGGCGCACGGGCAGCTGCACATCCGCCCGCTGCTCGACCTCCGCTCGAAGGAGGATGTCCGCCGGGTCGAGCTGCTCGCCAGCGAGCTGTACGAGAAGGTCTGGCTGCTGGGGGGCACGGTCGCCGGCGAGCACGGCGACGGGCTCAGCCGCACGCCCTTCCTCCGCCGGCAGCACGGGCCGCTGATCAACGTGTTCCGCGAGCTCAAACGCGCGTTTGACCCCAAGGGCATCCTCAACCCGGGCAAGATCACGCCGACGCCCGGCGAGCGGATGACCCAGCACCTCCGCCCATCGGCCCTCGCCAAGACCGACCCGGACGGGCCGCCCATCGTCGAACTCAGCCTGAACTGGACGCACGAGGAGGTGAACGCCGCGGCCTGGGCGTGCAACGGCTGCGCGAGCTGCCGCACCCAAGCGCCGGGGGTGCGGATGTGCCCGATCTTCCGCTTCGCACCACGCGAGGAGTCCTCGCCCCGCGCTAAGGCGAACCTGGTCCGCGGCGTGCTGACCGGCCAGCTGCCCGCCGACTCACTCACGCTCGACTCCGCCCGTGAGGTGGCCGACCTGTGCGTGCACTGCCACCAGTGCCGCCTGGAGTGTCCGGCGAACGTGGACATCCCCAGGCTGATGGTCGAGGCCAAGGCGGCCCACCTGAAGCAGAATGGGCTTGGTCCGCGGGACTGGAGCTTCACCCGCATGGACCTGATCAGCCAGATCGGTTCGCGGTTCCCGTCGGTCGCCAACTTCATCCTCGAGAGCCCCCGCGCCCGCTGGGTGCTGGGCCGCACGCTAGGCGTTGCGCCCGGGCGCCGGCTGCCCCGGTTCTCGACACGCCCGTTCCTTCGCGGCGCGGGGCGGCGGTCGCAGAAGCCGGTGCCGGGGCCGGTGGAGAAGGTGGCGTACTTTGTCGACACCTTCGCAAACTACTACGACCCCCAGCTCGCCGAGTGCTTTGTCGCGGTGCTCAGGCACAACGGCGTCGGCGTGATCGTGCCGGGCGACCAGGAGCAGTCCGGCATGGCGATGTTCAGCCAGGGCGCGGTGGACGCCGCCCGCCGGGTCGCGCGGCGGAATGTGGAGGTCCTGTCGGAGCTCGCCCGCCAGGGCTACGCCATCGTGGCGACCGAGCCCTCCGCGGTGCTCGCGCTGACACACGAGTACCTGCAGCTGCTGGCCGACGACGAGGACGCCCAGCTGGTTGCGGAGAGCACGCAGGAATCGTGCGACTACCTCTGGAAGCTCCACCAGCGCGGCGGGCTGAAGCTCGACCTGCAGCCCGTCGACCGCCGCGTGGCCTACCACGTCCCGTGCCACGTGAGGGCGCTGGGCGTCGGCTCGCCGGCCGGGAATCTACTGAACCTGGTGCCGCAGCTCCGCGTCAAGCAGCTAGAGAAGGGCTGCAGCGGCATGGCCGGCATGTTTGGGCTGCGGAAGGAGAACTACCGCCGCAGCCTGCGGGCCGGGCTGCCGCTGCTGACCGAGCTCCGCACCGGCGACTACGACTTGTCGGTCTCCGAGTGCAGCACCTGCGCCATCCAGATGCGGCAGGCCAGCCCGAAGCCGACGCTTCACCCCATCAAGGTGCTGGCGGCCAGCTACGGGCTGGCGCCCGGGCTTGATGCAGGGCTGAGCGGGGCGAGAATGACGGGGGAGCCGCAGTGA